One segment of Nitrosopumilus sp. DNA contains the following:
- a CDS encoding P-II family nitrogen regulator, giving the protein MKKIEAIIQPGLRDKVVAAIKKHGVGGVTIHHVQGQGKQDPPLVGQYYNRDMIICVVDDPKLDDVLDSIANVACTGTKGDGKVFVTAVSDALDICSKKRGTTSI; this is encoded by the coding sequence ATGAAAAAAATTGAAGCAATTATTCAACCTGGATTAAGAGACAAGGTTGTTGCTGCAATCAAAAAACATGGAGTTGGTGGTGTTACTATACATCATGTTCAAGGACAAGGAAAACAAGATCCTCCTTTAGTTGGTCAATACTATAATCGAGATATGATAATTTGCGTTGTAGATGATCCAAAATTAGATGATGTTTTAGATTCAATTGCTAATGTTGCATGCACTGGAACCAAGGGAGACGGTAAAGTGTTTGTAACTGCAGTAAGTGATGCATTAGATATCTGTTCTAAAAAGCGTGGAACAACATCAATTTAG
- a CDS encoding archaeal proteasome endopeptidase complex subunit alpha has translation MMASRGYDMTPTMYSPDGRIYQVEYAIETVKRGTLALGILSKDGVILAVEEKPRALQTANVTQKIFQVDFHIGVAAAGYIPDARVQVDSARFFSQGNKMTYDESVEVATVAKHLADQSHQFTQYSGVRPNGVALIIAGIDQKGESIYVTDPSGTYVQYAAIAIGSGSDEVNAFLEKHYNNEMSLEDAAALAIAAINLKAENKEGLNHVKMAKITVKEKIFEKISESELQNYSKNSSKFS, from the coding sequence ATGATGGCATCACGTGGTTACGATATGACACCTACAATGTATTCTCCAGATGGCAGAATATACCAAGTAGAATATGCCATAGAGACTGTAAAAAGAGGAACATTAGCTTTAGGAATACTTAGCAAGGATGGAGTAATTTTAGCAGTAGAAGAGAAACCACGAGCACTACAGACTGCAAATGTAACTCAGAAGATTTTCCAAGTTGATTTTCATATCGGGGTTGCTGCAGCAGGATATATTCCAGATGCACGAGTTCAAGTAGATAGTGCCAGATTCTTCTCACAGGGAAATAAAATGACATATGATGAATCTGTCGAAGTTGCAACAGTAGCTAAACATTTAGCAGATCAATCTCATCAATTTACTCAATATTCAGGAGTTCGTCCAAACGGTGTTGCATTGATAATTGCAGGAATTGATCAAAAAGGAGAATCAATCTATGTAACTGATCCAAGTGGAACATATGTTCAGTATGCAGCAATTGCAATTGGTTCAGGATCTGATGAAGTAAATGCATTCTTGGAAAAACATTACAATAATGAAATGAGTCTTGAGGATGCAGCAGCATTAGCAATTGCAGCAATTAATCTCAAAGCAGAAAACAAAGAAGGACTCAATCATGTAAAAATGGCAAAGATCACAGTTAAAGAAAAGATATTTGAAAAAATTTCGGAATCCGAGTTACAAAATTATTCTAAAAACTCATCAAAATTCAGCTGA
- a CDS encoding DEAD/DEAH box helicase: MKFSCPKCNSKIEIQRTFNKKMHVSCVKCGIEDILEYSKNIDEVFLEFLSRFDQGLVSETGISEGLQDQGIVRAESEIKNMIGKNNPDKITEDILFTKKDYVSDYKVLKNPEPKMGSKIEDFGLDDSISDYLKEIKIEQLYQFQEESIQEILFGKNIVIEAPTASGKTEAFLIPVIQRIKKDSVNGSVFAIFVYPTKALSRDQYPKIQNFAEKINVNVKIFDGDTNQIDRRDIIDNPPQILVTNFDVIHYHLWHQTKFSSLLASTRILVVDEAHVYSGIFGSNVHYIIKRLKRICNNKLQFVAASATLDDAKEFCQKLFGEKMQIIHGSGKKGQTDFVMLFPSLRTQRALMVDLTKKLTEKNHKTMVFNNSHLNSELLAIQAKKQKVNIKVHRAGLMANYRTSVEKQFKEDKLQAISCTPTLELGIDVGNVDCVISSTIPVNRLVQRIGRAARKGQRGYAFLALGNDPISQYYKNHPDDYFEDIEKTYIDPKNPFVEEFQVLAMACDRPISKHELKEHQEVIEHHIIKENLVEKNNRIVPNFEKINSLLNDYSIRGIGNSVDIFLNDRKVGDRVLPIALEELHKDAIYFLAGIRYKVKEFDYPKKNHAKLEKIPRDYPYYTKSLTEEWPTIETVYDRRKARGVEVAFCKLHIQKKVYGYVNIELGQEVTQGEKVLLDDPLEYDFVTKGIVFHAPRPLKIIEESEDEEYTEASGYHATEHVVIEGSNMITGGVSQDLGGISLGTSGLIFIYDGAIGGSGASKALYDRFEKALERSMHIVKECPCQNESGCPRCTFSYRCGNNNEYLHKYSSLEILERINNGEETELIDPSEGDRPLV, translated from the coding sequence ATGAAATTTTCATGTCCAAAGTGCAATTCTAAGATCGAGATTCAAAGAACATTCAATAAAAAAATGCATGTCTCATGTGTGAAATGTGGAATTGAGGATATTTTAGAATATTCTAAAAACATTGATGAAGTTTTCTTGGAATTTCTCTCAAGATTTGATCAAGGACTAGTTTCAGAGACTGGAATTTCAGAAGGCCTTCAAGATCAAGGAATTGTCAGAGCAGAAAGTGAAATCAAAAATATGATTGGAAAAAACAATCCAGACAAGATAACTGAAGATATTTTGTTTACAAAAAAAGACTATGTATCTGATTACAAAGTTTTGAAAAATCCTGAGCCTAAAATGGGTTCAAAAATAGAAGATTTTGGTTTAGATGATTCAATTTCAGATTACCTAAAAGAGATAAAAATTGAGCAACTCTATCAATTTCAAGAAGAGTCAATTCAGGAAATATTATTTGGAAAAAATATAGTAATTGAAGCTCCAACAGCATCAGGAAAAACTGAAGCTTTTTTGATTCCAGTAATTCAAAGAATAAAAAAAGATTCTGTAAATGGAAGTGTTTTTGCAATTTTTGTGTATCCAACCAAAGCATTATCAAGAGATCAATATCCTAAAATTCAAAATTTTGCAGAGAAAATCAATGTCAATGTTAAGATTTTTGATGGGGATACAAATCAAATAGATAGAAGAGACATTATTGATAACCCACCTCAGATCCTAGTTACGAATTTTGATGTAATTCATTATCATTTATGGCATCAAACAAAATTTTCATCATTGCTTGCATCAACTAGAATCTTAGTTGTGGATGAGGCTCATGTTTATTCAGGAATTTTTGGATCAAATGTTCATTACATAATTAAAAGACTCAAAAGAATCTGCAATAATAAATTACAATTTGTGGCAGCTTCTGCAACGCTAGATGATGCAAAAGAGTTTTGTCAGAAACTGTTTGGAGAGAAAATGCAAATCATTCATGGTTCAGGTAAAAAAGGCCAAACTGACTTTGTGATGTTATTTCCATCTCTGAGAACTCAAAGAGCACTAATGGTTGATTTGACAAAAAAATTAACTGAAAAAAATCACAAGACAATGGTTTTTAATAATTCACATCTGAATTCTGAACTTTTGGCAATTCAGGCAAAAAAACAAAAAGTAAACATCAAAGTTCACAGAGCCGGACTGATGGCAAATTATCGAACATCAGTTGAGAAGCAATTCAAAGAGGACAAACTGCAGGCAATATCATGCACTCCTACGCTTGAATTAGGCATAGATGTGGGAAATGTGGATTGCGTTATCTCATCTACCATTCCAGTAAATCGACTTGTTCAAAGAATTGGCAGGGCAGCAAGAAAAGGGCAAAGAGGATATGCATTTTTAGCATTAGGTAATGATCCTATTTCACAATACTACAAAAATCATCCAGATGACTATTTTGAAGACATTGAAAAAACATACATTGATCCAAAAAACCCCTTTGTAGAAGAATTTCAAGTATTAGCGATGGCATGTGATAGACCAATATCAAAGCACGAGTTAAAAGAACATCAAGAAGTAATTGAGCATCACATAATCAAAGAAAATCTTGTAGAAAAAAATAACAGAATTGTTCCTAATTTTGAGAAAATTAATTCACTACTAAATGACTATAGTATTAGAGGAATTGGAAACTCTGTTGATATTTTCTTAAATGATAGAAAAGTCGGAGACAGGGTATTACCAATTGCCTTAGAAGAATTGCATAAAGATGCAATTTATTTTTTAGCTGGAATACGTTACAAAGTAAAGGAGTTTGATTATCCTAAAAAAAATCATGCAAAACTAGAGAAAATTCCAAGAGATTATCCTTACTACACCAAATCATTAACTGAAGAATGGCCAACAATCGAAACAGTTTATGACAGACGAAAGGCAAGAGGTGTGGAAGTAGCGTTTTGCAAATTACATATACAAAAGAAGGTTTACGGATATGTCAACATTGAGCTCGGACAAGAGGTCACTCAGGGAGAAAAAGTATTACTTGATGATCCCTTGGAATATGATTTTGTAACAAAGGGAATCGTATTTCATGCACCAAGACCACTCAAAATTATTGAAGAATCAGAAGATGAAGAGTATACAGAAGCTAGTGGATATCACGCAACAGAACATGTGGTAATTGAGGGGAGTAACATGATTACAGGTGGAGTTTCACAAGATTTAGGTGGAATTTCACTAGGAACTTCAGGCTTGATTTTCATCTATGATGGTGCAATAGGTGGAAGTGGTGCAAGTAAAGCACTCTATGACAGATTTGAAAAAGCCCTTGAGCGAAGTATGCATATCGTAAAAGAATGTCCATGTCAAAATGAATCAGGGTGTCCAAGATGTACTTTCTCATATAGATGTGGAAATAACAACGAGTATCTACACAAGTATTCATCCTTAGAAATTCTTGAGAGAATCAATAATGGGGAAGAGACAGAACTAATAGATCCCTCTGAGGGAGACCGACCATTAGTATAG
- a CDS encoding toprim domain-containing protein, which yields MLVTEQEILELKDFILELNSIQDSVVIVEGKRDSNALKKLGYIGQILEFHKYGGMVNFTDSVAKYEKIIILFDRDKKGRQLTGRTLNLLQRRTNVDLSFKRKLRLITKGKIMFIEQLVCYESYLA from the coding sequence ATGTTAGTTACAGAACAAGAAATTTTAGAATTAAAAGATTTCATATTAGAATTAAATTCCATACAAGATAGTGTAGTAATAGTAGAAGGAAAAAGAGATTCAAATGCTCTAAAAAAACTTGGATATATAGGACAAATTTTAGAATTTCACAAATATGGTGGAATGGTTAATTTTACAGACTCGGTGGCAAAATATGAAAAGATCATTATTCTTTTTGACAGAGATAAGAAAGGAAGACAGCTTACAGGAAGAACATTGAATTTACTACAAAGAAGAACTAATGTTGATCTTTCCTTCAAACGAAAGCTTCGATTAATTACAAAGGGAAAGATAATGTTTATCGAACAACTAGTTTGTTATGAATCGTATCTTGCCTAA
- a CDS encoding MFS transporter gives MNRVLILVNITGLIIGISYGLHGPILPVFAKNVVGATYSELGFIGLANFIPYMFIPLFVGVLLDRINNGFLLALGVAINSASIFLLSIAQSAPEIMGFRIMTGIAHAFFWPPCESIISNQSTEKNRVKNISWFTMFFVMGFMVGPLLGTVFLEGLDITYRILFQITAFILATAIITALLVSRKRVRIHHDRISFSSIKEMKKFPEVIVLLIFCTSSFGIILTIYPAFLNDNGMSDTDILLLFFVFGISRVVSLALAGKLARKTSQTLIAATISVSIGLVISVFADSIITFGIALVLMGFGFSIFFPLTLEIILSRTSKGISGKIIGAYETIFGLGWAIGPTIGGPITQSFGNHTPYLVFGVIGIGVTILAILSRRKLEPQRVLN, from the coding sequence ATGAATAGAGTTCTGATACTAGTAAACATCACAGGTTTAATCATCGGTATTTCTTATGGATTACATGGACCTATACTTCCAGTATTTGCAAAAAATGTAGTTGGTGCAACTTATTCTGAACTTGGATTTATCGGATTAGCCAATTTTATTCCATACATGTTCATTCCACTTTTTGTAGGAGTTCTTCTTGATAGAATCAATAATGGATTCTTACTTGCACTAGGTGTAGCAATCAACTCTGCATCAATTTTTCTTCTATCAATTGCACAATCAGCTCCTGAAATAATGGGCTTTAGAATAATGACAGGAATTGCACATGCATTCTTTTGGCCTCCATGTGAATCTATAATTTCAAATCAAAGTACAGAAAAAAACAGAGTCAAAAACATCTCTTGGTTTACAATGTTTTTTGTAATGGGATTCATGGTAGGACCATTATTAGGCACAGTATTTCTTGAAGGACTGGACATCACATATAGAATTCTATTTCAGATTACGGCATTTATTCTTGCAACAGCAATAATTACAGCATTACTAGTCTCAAGAAAAAGAGTCAGAATTCATCATGATAGAATTTCGTTTTCATCAATAAAAGAAATGAAGAAATTTCCAGAAGTCATAGTTTTGTTGATTTTTTGTACATCATCATTTGGAATAATTCTGACTATCTATCCTGCATTCTTAAATGACAATGGAATGAGTGATACTGATATTTTGCTGTTGTTTTTTGTTTTTGGAATATCACGAGTTGTATCACTTGCGCTTGCAGGAAAATTAGCTAGAAAAACAAGTCAAACATTGATTGCAGCAACAATTTCAGTTTCGATTGGATTAGTAATCTCTGTTTTTGCCGATTCAATCATTACATTTGGAATAGCCTTGGTTCTAATGGGATTTGGATTTAGTATATTCTTTCCATTGACATTAGAGATCATTTTGAGTAGGACTTCAAAAGGAATTTCAGGTAAAATTATTGGAGCATATGAAACAATTTTTGGATTAGGTTGGGCAATTGGTCCAACAATTGGAGGCCCAATTACTCAATCATTTGGAAATCACACTCCATATTTGGTGTTTGGGGTTATTGGTATTGGAGTTACAATTCTTGCAATATTATCTAGAAGAAAATTAGAACCACAAAGAGTTCTAAATTGA
- a CDS encoding SDR family oxidoreductase, whose protein sequence is MEKVALITGSSSGIGLETSLALAREGYVTFASMRDTKKAAELEHAAKKENLSIEVLELDVDKEESIVSAVKKIKTQCGRLDVLVNNAGYGQFGCTEDVSVDDFRKQFETNFFSIVRIIQEVAPIMREQNSGIIVNISSVVGRLGLPGSPAYISTKFALEGLSECLRYELGQFGIKTTLIEPGVIKTNFFNSMKVPESKTDPKYKSLTENILAGLKMMVEMGTPPSEVAKVIIKAINDKEILPRYTVGTDAAMFLEAKKMKTDLEFEKYMSKELFPS, encoded by the coding sequence ATGGAAAAAGTGGCTCTAATTACAGGAAGTTCTTCAGGAATTGGATTGGAGACTTCGCTTGCATTAGCAAGAGAAGGATATGTAACATTTGCAAGTATGAGGGACACAAAAAAGGCAGCAGAATTAGAGCATGCTGCAAAAAAAGAAAATCTATCAATTGAAGTTTTAGAATTAGATGTCGATAAAGAAGAATCAATTGTTTCAGCTGTAAAAAAAATCAAAACTCAATGTGGGAGACTTGATGTACTAGTTAACAACGCAGGGTATGGTCAGTTTGGATGTACAGAAGATGTGAGTGTTGATGATTTTAGAAAACAGTTTGAAACAAATTTTTTCAGTATTGTTCGAATCATTCAAGAAGTTGCACCTATTATGAGAGAACAGAACTCAGGAATTATTGTAAACATTAGTTCTGTTGTTGGAAGACTAGGATTGCCTGGATCTCCGGCTTATATCAGTACAAAATTTGCATTGGAAGGGTTAAGTGAATGTTTAAGATACGAGTTAGGTCAGTTTGGAATTAAAACCACTCTAATTGAACCCGGGGTGATAAAGACCAACTTTTTTAATTCAATGAAAGTTCCAGAATCAAAAACAGATCCTAAATACAAATCACTTACAGAGAACATTTTGGCAGGACTAAAAATGATGGTTGAGATGGGAACACCACCTTCAGAGGTAGCAAAAGTGATTATCAAGGCAATTAATGACAAGGAGATTTTGCCAAGATATACTGTTGGGACTGATGCTGCCATGTTTTTGGAAGCAAAAAAGATGAAAACAGACCTAGAATTTGAAAAATACATGAGTAAAGAGCTTTTTCCCAGCTGA
- a CDS encoding twin-arginine translocase TatA/TatE family subunit, protein MIDYPLNVGGSEWIIIIFVALVLILGTGKLPGAAKKLGQAVNEYNKAKNDIKDHMKETTEETPKISGPVGTEREKLEIMAKSIGVKVQDKTDDELREIISSKLGQKKTDKPDQN, encoded by the coding sequence ATGATTGATTATCCATTAAATGTTGGTGGTAGTGAATGGATAATCATAATTTTTGTTGCACTAGTTTTAATTTTGGGAACAGGAAAACTTCCAGGGGCTGCAAAAAAACTGGGACAAGCAGTAAACGAATACAACAAAGCAAAAAATGATATCAAAGATCACATGAAGGAAACAACTGAAGAAACGCCCAAAATTTCAGGTCCTGTTGGTACTGAGCGAGAGAAATTAGAGATCATGGCAAAATCAATTGGAGTCAAAGTTCAAGACAAAACAGATGATGAACTTCGAGAGATAATCTCATCAAAATTAGGTCAGAAAAAAACAGACAAGCCTGATCAGAATTAA
- a CDS encoding winged helix-turn-helix domain-containing protein produces the protein MANQLVQFKEILRSQPSQQRKVDKQTRNLLLYLFTSTRGGFTRLRIVMHLLEHPYNTHQLAQELEIDYKAVQHHMNVLEKNNLVSKIGEKYGAIFHLSNFLEINIHTLEEAIDKLDRKLNHKKIYL, from the coding sequence ATGGCCAATCAACTAGTTCAATTCAAAGAAATTCTTAGATCTCAACCAAGTCAACAAAGAAAGGTCGATAAACAAACTCGCAATCTTCTTCTTTACTTGTTTACAAGTACTCGGGGTGGATTTACTAGGTTACGTATAGTGATGCATCTGCTAGAACATCCATACAATACCCATCAATTAGCACAAGAACTAGAGATAGATTACAAGGCAGTTCAGCATCACATGAATGTTCTTGAGAAAAACAACTTGGTTTCTAAAATTGGCGAAAAATATGGCGCAATTTTTCATCTGTCTAATTTTCTTGAAATTAATATCCACACCTTAGAAGAAGCCATTGACAAATTAGATAGAAAACTAAATCACAAAAAGATCTATCTCTAA
- a CDS encoding site-specific DNA-methyltransferase — protein sequence MKKIQINNIYNVNCIDGMNSVKKNFVDLVITDPPFAINFKAKKANYNRTSSRVLSGYNEIKPEDYYDFTFAWMSEVFRILKDSGSMYVFSGWNNLKDILQALNDVGFTTVNHIIWKYQFGVVTKRKFVTSHYHCLYVCKDDKKRKFFPYSRFKKDSKTKDGRSLHYRDKEDVWEIKREYWTGDEKTPTKLPSEIIEKILHYSSEKKDLVLDPFLGSGQVAVVSKSLKRNFLGFEIVPDYYKFAKKRLDEDLYRIKKSK from the coding sequence ATGAAAAAAATACAAATCAACAACATTTACAATGTTAATTGCATTGATGGAATGAATTCAGTTAAGAAAAATTTTGTAGATCTTGTAATTACTGATCCTCCTTTTGCTATAAACTTTAAGGCTAAAAAAGCAAATTATAACAGAACATCTTCACGAGTTCTTTCTGGATATAATGAGATCAAACCAGAGGATTACTATGATTTTACATTTGCATGGATGAGTGAAGTTTTTAGAATTTTAAAAGATTCTGGGAGCATGTATGTTTTCTCTGGTTGGAATAATCTCAAAGATATTTTACAAGCTCTAAATGATGTTGGTTTTACTACTGTAAATCATATTATTTGGAAGTATCAATTTGGAGTTGTAACTAAACGCAAATTTGTAACATCTCATTATCATTGTCTTTATGTATGCAAAGATGACAAGAAAAGAAAATTTTTCCCATATTCTAGATTCAAAAAAGATTCTAAAACAAAGGATGGTAGAAGCCTACACTATAGGGATAAAGAAGATGTTTGGGAAATAAAACGAGAATACTGGACAGGCGATGAAAAGACTCCTACAAAACTTCCTTCAGAAATTATTGAAAAAATTCTACATTATTCTAGTGAAAAAAAAGACTTGGTCTTAGATCCATTTCTTGGTTCTGGTCAAGTTGCAGTAGTCAGTAAATCTCTCAAAAGAAATTTTCTTGGATTTGAAATTGTTCCAGACTATTACAAATTTGCAAAAAAACGACTTGATGAAGATTTGTATCGCATTAAAAAATCAAAATAG
- a CDS encoding Glu/Leu/Phe/Val dehydrogenase: MVKHDPFANATQQVNDACDVLGIKDKGIREYLAMPNKVLRVKIPVKMDNGQIRIFTGFRSQHNNDRGPYKGGIRYFNPEGGVEYMEREVMALSSWMTWKCAIVDVPLGGGKGGIFVNPKTEKISEGELERLTRGFAYKISEIIGPNKDIPAPDVYTTGKEMTQIMDTFSKLNDNQYSPGVITGKPISMGGSLARNVATGLGAAYTIREAAKALKLSLKGAKVVLQGFGNASTFAGEYLEKMGSKVIAVSDSKGSISIPNGAKVSKIIEHKQKTGSVVGFPGSKKISTEELLTTKCDILVPGALENQINAEIAKNLKCKIIAEAANGPTLPEADPIIFQKKILVIPDILANSGGVCISYLEWVQNNMGYYWTFDEVANKMEENITKGFKDAYAVAKKHKIDMRKATMVLAVGRVLEAFNQKGIWP, encoded by the coding sequence TTGGTTAAACATGACCCATTTGCAAATGCTACTCAACAAGTTAATGATGCATGTGATGTTTTAGGAATTAAAGACAAAGGCATTAGAGAATATTTGGCAATGCCAAACAAAGTTTTGAGAGTAAAGATTCCAGTAAAGATGGACAATGGTCAAATTAGAATTTTCACAGGTTTTCGTAGTCAACATAACAATGACAGAGGTCCTTACAAAGGTGGTATTCGTTACTTTAATCCTGAAGGTGGAGTTGAGTATATGGAACGTGAAGTCATGGCTTTATCTTCTTGGATGACTTGGAAATGTGCAATAGTTGATGTTCCACTTGGTGGAGGAAAGGGTGGAATTTTTGTAAATCCAAAAACTGAAAAGATTAGTGAAGGCGAACTTGAAAGACTGACAAGAGGATTTGCGTATAAAATTTCTGAAATAATTGGTCCTAACAAAGACATTCCAGCTCCTGACGTTTACACAACAGGAAAAGAAATGACACAAATCATGGATACTTTTAGCAAATTAAATGATAATCAATATTCTCCTGGAGTAATTACCGGAAAACCAATTTCAATGGGTGGTTCTCTTGCAAGAAACGTTGCAACTGGATTAGGCGCTGCATATACAATTAGAGAAGCAGCTAAAGCATTGAAATTAAGTTTGAAAGGAGCTAAAGTAGTATTACAAGGATTTGGAAATGCATCTACTTTTGCAGGTGAATATCTTGAAAAGATGGGTTCTAAAGTAATTGCAGTCAGTGATTCTAAAGGTTCTATCTCTATTCCAAATGGAGCAAAGGTTAGCAAAATTATTGAACATAAACAAAAAACAGGTTCTGTAGTTGGATTTCCTGGAAGCAAAAAAATCTCAACTGAAGAATTACTTACTACTAAATGTGATATTCTAGTACCTGGTGCACTTGAGAATCAAATTAATGCAGAAATCGCAAAGAATCTAAAGTGTAAAATTATTGCAGAAGCTGCAAATGGTCCAACATTGCCTGAAGCAGATCCAATTATCTTCCAAAAGAAAATTTTGGTAATTCCAGACATTTTGGCAAATTCTGGAGGTGTATGTATATCGTATTTAGAGTGGGTTCAAAACAACATGGGCTACTATTGGACATTTGATGAAGTTGCAAATAAGATGGAAGAAAATATCACTAAAGGATTCAAGGATGCTTATGCCGTTGCAAAGAAACACAAAATCGATATGAGAAAAGCAACTATGGTTCTAGCAGTAGGGCGTGTATTAGAGGCCTTTAACCAGAAAGGCATTTGGCCATAA
- a CDS encoding type 1 glutamine amidotransferase: MSNVLLVQNTKIEGSGYLGELLQDDGFDITSVNAKHEDLPNEKFSLAIILGAPESANDDLPYLQAEQKLIKNYVEKNIPVLGICLGSQLIAKTFGAKVYRGPRKEIGFYNDLIIHNNNSLFSGFDNPFTVFHWHGDTFDLPQNATRLVSSEYYPNQAFQYKSAVGLQFHLEVNEEMVNLWINNTEEKLQKIPYIDPQKIRSDIHENISIVKTNMKNFYNNFKSSFHL, from the coding sequence ATGTCTAATGTATTGCTTGTACAAAATACAAAAATTGAAGGTTCAGGATATTTAGGAGAATTACTCCAAGATGATGGATTTGACATCACTTCAGTTAATGCAAAACATGAAGATCTTCCTAACGAAAAATTCTCTTTAGCTATAATTTTAGGTGCACCTGAGAGTGCAAATGATGATTTACCATATTTACAGGCTGAGCAAAAATTAATTAAAAATTATGTTGAAAAAAATATTCCTGTTTTAGGAATTTGTTTAGGTTCTCAATTGATTGCTAAAACATTTGGTGCTAAAGTATATCGTGGTCCAAGAAAAGAAATTGGTTTTTACAATGATTTGATAATTCATAATAACAATTCATTATTTTCAGGATTTGATAATCCATTTACTGTATTTCATTGGCATGGTGATACGTTTGATTTACCACAAAATGCTACGCGTTTGGTCTCATCTGAATATTATCCTAATCAGGCATTTCAGTACAAGAGTGCAGTTGGATTACAATTTCATTTAGAGGTTAATGAAGAAATGGTGAATCTTTGGATAAATAACACTGAGGAAAAATTGCAAAAAATTCCATACATTGATCCTCAAAAAATAAGATCTGATATCCATGAAAATATTTCAATTGTGAAAACAAATATGAAGAATTTTTACAATAATTTCAAATCTTCATTTCATCTTTGA
- a CDS encoding class I SAM-dependent methyltransferase encodes MGLGSYWGEVMEVLREIIPVYDKVNSIISLGKDGEHRNRGISKRVLPGNKILDAGSGFGNMSKTALKLTDGKISITLYDPLVPMLKNTSSHFEKLPDMANGVFEHIPFRDEEFDAVLCGYSLRDAINLRIAISEIHRVLKKEGRFVIVDLGKPDNAFIRAGVSFYLRCILPILAFAAGGRLGLKFGTLYGTFKRWPQNKKLEELLLEKFSKVEFEKDLMGGAIMVAAYK; translated from the coding sequence ATGGGATTAGGAAGTTACTGGGGAGAAGTAATGGAGGTACTTCGAGAGATAATTCCAGTTTATGACAAAGTAAACTCAATCATATCATTAGGAAAAGACGGTGAACATAGAAACAGAGGAATTTCCAAGAGAGTTCTACCTGGAAATAAGATTCTGGATGCAGGTTCTGGATTTGGAAACATGTCAAAGACAGCACTAAAGCTAACAGATGGAAAAATCTCAATCACACTTTACGATCCTCTTGTGCCAATGCTCAAAAACACTAGTTCGCACTTTGAAAAACTTCCAGATATGGCAAATGGAGTGTTTGAACACATTCCATTTAGAGACGAAGAGTTTGATGCAGTGCTATGTGGTTATTCATTAAGAGATGCAATCAATCTTAGAATTGCAATCTCTGAGATTCATCGAGTTTTGAAAAAAGAAGGTAGATTTGTTATTGTGGATTTGGGAAAGCCAGATAATGCATTCATTAGAGCAGGAGTTTCATTTTATCTAAGATGTATTTTGCCCATACTTGCATTTGCAGCTGGTGGAAGATTGGGATTAAAGTTTGGAACACTATATGGTACTTTTAAAAGATGGCCACAAAATAAAAAACTTGAAGAGTTATTGTTAGAAAAATTTTCCAAAGTAGAATTTGAGAAAGATCTTATGGGTGGCGCAATAATGGTTGCAGCATACAAATGA